One bacterium genomic window, TAGCCCCGCAAAAAAATTTCAGGGCGAAGCCCAAGCAGGCGGGCAAAAAGGAAGGGGGTTGGGGGGAAGGAATTTTTGCCCGCCTGCTTTTGAGCGGAGGCATGGCGGAAGGGGGGTTTGGGGGGAATTCCGCCATGCCGGAGCGAATACAAAAAGAGGCCAGCCCCGCCGCCTGCTCTGTCAGGAGCAGAAGCCAGCAAAAAAGTTTTCTTTTCCTTTTAGAAGAAAAAATCGGCGCGCGCAAATCAGGAAAAGTGAAGAAAACTTTTTTGCTGGCTGGCGAGCGTCAGCGAGCGGCGGCGGGGCGGCTTCATTGGTTGGGGTTCTCGTCAAAAAAGGTTAGAATTTCATCCAAACAGTACCGCACTTTTTAACGTAGTTAAAAAGTGCTGTCCAGAATGCGCAGCATTCTGGGCGCACATCCTTAACTACTTCGTTCCCGTACTCCCAAACCCGCCCGCCCCGCGCGCGGTATCACTTAAACTATCCGCCTCTACAAACTGAGCCTGCACCACAGGAGCCATCACCATTTGGGCTACACGTTCGCCATGTTCAATCGTCACGGATTCTTGACCTAAATTAATGAGTATCACCCCTACTTCACCACGATAATCGCTATCGATGGTGCCCGGAGTATTCACCATGGAAATCCCTTTTTTAAGCGCCAAACCACTACGCGGGCGAATTTGCACCTCGTACCCGAGTGGGATTTCAAAAGATAAACCGGTAGGGATTAAGGCCCGTTGCCCAGGCTCAAGAATAACGGGTTTTTCAAGGCAAGCCGTTAAATCGGCACCGGCCGCACCTGGCGTTTGATAGGCTGGTAATAGTAAACTTTGAGGACGTACTTTTTTTATTTTGAGGATAGGTTGTATCATAATTTATTCTTCTGGCTCATCTCTTTAAAAAAGCGGCTCATGTAAAAATATCCAGAAATTAAGCTTAAAACAGAACCTAAAATCATCGCAAACCAACCTACGGTATAGGCGCTGGTATGAAGATAAGGTAGCGGATAATAAATAAGCAGCGCCGATAGCCCAATGTTAAAACAGATTGTTTTCTTTTTTCCCAACTTATCGGCATCAATAATAATCCCCTCACCCGCTGCCACCGAGCGCAAGCCGGTAATGAGCGTTTCACGGAACAAAAGAAGTACCACAAGCCAGGCCGGAAGGCGCCCCATGGGAATCATCAGCACCATCACCGCCATCATAATAAGCTTATCGGCCATGGGGTCTAAAAATTTTCCAATAATACTCACCTGCCCATATTTACGCGCCAAATGGCCATCAATGACATCGGTAATTCCAGCCAATATAAATAATAGAGCCGAAAAAAAACCCATCCATTGATTAAACAAGAGCGTGCGATGATCACCCTGAACCATCATCATCACCATCAAAACTGGAATGACCACAATTCTGAAGTAGGTAAGCAGATTAGGGAGGCTAAAAAACACTTTGCGTCTGTTGCTTTGCATGAGTAAAAGAAAGTATTATCTTTAAAAGGACTTGTAAAGACATGCTTTTTACATCGATTAACAATCGATTGTGCTGAGCATACTCTTGATGGACAGCTCACAGCATCAATATGCTCAGCAAAACCGACATTTTAGTAATTGGCAGTGGTATAGCGGGTTTAAGCAGTGCCCTTAAACTTGCCGATAACTTTAAAGTAACCATTGTCACCAAGCGCGAGGCCATGGAAGCCAACACCCGCTATGCCCAGGGCGGTATTGCCTCGGTAACATCCGAAACCGATAATTTTGAATCGCATATTAAAGATACCCACACGGCTGGAGCAGGCCTTTGCCACGATGATATTGTATTAAAAATAGTAAAAGATGGGCCCCGCTTAATCGACCAACTGGTAGCCTGGGGCGTAGAGTTTTCTAAGCGGGATGATAAAAGCTTCGATTTAGGCAAGGAAGGCGGCCACTCCAAACGGCGCGTATTACATGCCGGCGATATCACGGGCAACGAGTTAGAATCGGCCCTCTTGCGTAAAGCACGCTCGCATCCCAACGTGACAATTTTAGAGCATCATGTATCCATCGATCTCATCACCACGCAAAAAATAAACCCTTCCTCCCAAACAAACGAATGTCTTGGGGTTTATGTACTGGATACCAAAACTAAAAAAATTAAAACACTCGAGGCCTCTTACACCATACTGGCCACAGGTGGTGCTGGTAAAGTCTATCTCTACACCAGTAATCCGGACGTAGCCACCGGAGACGGCATGGCCATGGCTCATCGTGCGGGAGCGACGATGGCTAATTTGGAATTTGTGCAATTCCACCCTACTTGTTTGTATAACCCCAGCCAAGCCGCTCAAAGTTTGCGGACATTTTTGATATCGGAAGCCGTACGCGGTGAAGGTGGCATTTTAAAAACTTTGGACGGCAAAGCCTTTATGGAAAAGCATCACCCGTTAAAAGATTTAGCCCCGCGCGATATTGTGGCGCGCGCGATTGATTTTGAGATGAAAAAAAATGGGCACGATTATGTACTGCTTGATCTTTCTCACAAGGGAGCAGATTTTATCAAATCACGCTTTCCCAATATTTATGAAGGCTGTTTAAAAGCGGGTTTTGATATGACCAAAGTAGCTGTTCCGGTAGTCCCTGCCGCCCACTACTTCTGTGGCGGTGTATTAACAAATGAAAAAGCACAAACGTCGATAGACAATCTGTATGCCGTAGGCGAAACTGCCTGCACCGGGCTTCATGGTGCTAACCGTTTAGCCTCTAATTCGTTACTCGAAGCCATTGCCATGGCCGATTATGCCAGCCGTTCTATTTTGGAAGATAAGAAAAGGCCTACTTCTCAAGTCTCCATTCCAACTTGGAATGCTGGCAATGCTACCGATAGTAACGATGCCGTGGTCATCACACAAAACTGGGATGAGATACGCCGCTTCATGTGGAATTATGTGGGTATTGTGCGCTCTAACAAACGCCTGGAGCGT contains:
- the pgsA gene encoding CDP-diacylglycerol--glycerol-3-phosphate 3-phosphatidyltransferase, with product MFFSLPNLLTYFRIVVIPVLMVMMMVQGDHRTLLFNQWMGFFSALLFILAGITDVIDGHLARKYGQVSIIGKFLDPMADKLIMMAVMVLMIPMGRLPAWLVVLLLFRETLITGLRSVAAGEGIIIDADKLGKKKTICFNIGLSALLIYYPLPYLHTSAYTVGWFAMILGSVLSLISGYFYMSRFFKEMSQKNKL
- the dut gene encoding dUTP diphosphatase is translated as MIQPILKIKKVRPQSLLLPAYQTPGAAGADLTACLEKPVILEPGQRALIPTGLSFEIPLGYEVQIRPRSGLALKKGISMVNTPGTIDSDYRGEVGVILINLGQESVTIEHGERVAQMVMAPVVQAQFVEADSLSDTARGAGGFGSTGTK
- the nadB gene encoding L-aspartate oxidase produces the protein MLSKTDILVIGSGIAGLSSALKLADNFKVTIVTKREAMEANTRYAQGGIASVTSETDNFESHIKDTHTAGAGLCHDDIVLKIVKDGPRLIDQLVAWGVEFSKRDDKSFDLGKEGGHSKRRVLHAGDITGNELESALLRKARSHPNVTILEHHVSIDLITTQKINPSSQTNECLGVYVLDTKTKKIKTLEASYTILATGGAGKVYLYTSNPDVATGDGMAMAHRAGATMANLEFVQFHPTCLYNPSQAAQSLRTFLISEAVRGEGGILKTLDGKAFMEKHHPLKDLAPRDIVARAIDFEMKKNGHDYVLLDLSHKGADFIKSRFPNIYEGCLKAGFDMTKVAVPVVPAAHYFCGGVLTNEKAQTSIDNLYAVGETACTGLHGANRLASNSLLEAIAMADYASRSILEDKKRPTSQVSIPTWNAGNATDSNDAVVITQNWDEIRRFMWNYVGIVRSNKRLERAKHRIQLLAEEIKEYYWNFTLTRDLIELRNLACVAEMLIDCALKRKESRGLHFNIDYPESLDTEKKDTLL